A segment of the Deltaproteobacteria bacterium genome:
CCTCTTCTGGCGCCGCCGACGTGAGCGCATTTCGTGGCTGGAGTCACTGATCCGGATGTGAGCGGGGCCTTCGCCCTCGTAGCAGTCGTCGTTGACCTTGATCTCCCGTCAGCACCAAGCTCAGCGACTTCGACGTGTTCAGGCGCGAGACAATTGTAGCGCTCGAACCGCACTTATGTCGCGAAGCTCCACTCCCGGGGCTCGACGACTTGTGGCCCGCAATTTCGGCAGCCGATGCCCGCTTGCTGAGCAGTACTGCCTGCGGCTCGGGCAGCAGTCACAGTGCGGCCAGCGCCTGATCTGCCGCGCACTCGCGCGCCACGCTGGCACCGCGGTTGCTCCTGTACCCCGTGGCAGCTGCGAGGAGGCGTGATGAACAAGATCGAAGCGATCATCAAGCCGTTCAAGCTCGACGAGGTGAAGGAAGCCCTTACCCGCGAAGGGGTGCGAGGCATGACCATCTCGGAGGTGAAGGGCTTCGGCCGCCAGCGTGGTCACAGCGAGTTGTATCGCGGCGCGGAGTACGTCGTGGATTTCTTGCCGAAGATCAAGATCGAAGTCTTGGTCAGCGAGGAGAACACGGCGCGGGTCGCCGCAATCATCGAAGGCACTGCCCGCACCGGCGGCATCGGCGACGGCAAGATCTTCGTGGTACCGGTCGGCGACGCCATTCGCATTCGTACCGGCGAACGCGGGCCGCACGCGATCTAGAGGCCCGCCGGGGGAATGGCCGCAAGGCCGCAGATCGCCAGCCGTCCGCAAACCGCTGCGGGACGGATTGCGGAAATGCCGGAGGGCGCGGAAGGAGGACATCATGACGAGACAAGTGGAAACCGCTGAAGCGGGAGGACGGAGGAGGCCGCAGGCCACGGTGGCGGCGGCGGTACTTATCGGGCTCGTCGCCGTGGCGCAGTTGGCAGTGGCGGCGAGTGATCCGGGCGGCGCGGCAACCGGCGGGATCGCCGACGTGGGCGCGGTCGCCGCCGGCAGACCGACGCTAGATGAAGTGGCCGCCACCGCCGGCCACAACAAGATCGCCATCAACTTCATCTGGACGCTGTTCGCCGGCTTTCTCGTCATGTTCATGCAGGCCGGGTTCGCGCTCGTGGAGACCGGTTTTACGCGGGCCAAGAACGCCGCCGAGACGATGACGATGAACTTCGTCGTCTACGTCATCGGCATGACCGGCTACTGGGTCTGCGGCTACGCGCTGCAAATGGGCGGCGTCGGGGCGGTGGCGGCGCTCGGGGGCACGGCACCGCTGGATTCCGAGTTCACCATCAGTTTGTTCGGCAAGGATTTCGGCTTGTTCGGTACCAAGGGGTTCTTCTTGAGCGGCGACTCCTATGATGTCGGCGTCTTCGCCCTGTTCCTGTTTCAGATGGTGTTCATGGACACGGCGGCCACCATACCGACAGGCTCGATGGCCGAGCGCTGGAAGTTCGGTAACTTCTGCGTCTTCGCCTTCTTCATGTCGATGTTGGTCTACCCATTGTTCGCCAACTGGGTGTGGGGCGGCGGTTGGCTGGCCACGTTGGGGAAGAACTTCGGACTCGGCCACGGTCACGTCGATTTCGCCGGCAGCTCGGTCGTGCACGCGGTGGGCGGCGCGGCCGCCTTGGCCGGCGCGCTGGTGCTCGGGCCGCGCATCGGCAAGTACACCCGCGACGGCAAGGCGACGGCGATCCCCGGCCACGACCTTCCAATGGCCTTGCTCGGCACCTTCGTCCTGGCCTTCGGCTGGTTCGGCTTCAATGCCGGCAGCACATTGGCCGGCACCGACCTGCGCATCTCGGTGGTAGCGGTGAACACCATGCTGGCTTCGGCCAGCGGCGCGCTGGTGGCGATGGCGTACATGTGGCGGACCACCGGCAAGCCTGACCCCAGCATGACCGCCAACGGGATGCTGGCGGGGTTGGTGGCGATTACCGCTCCGTGTGCGTTTGTCACAAGTGTCAGTGCCTTCGTCATCGGCGGCATAGCCGGCCTGCTGGTGTGTCTGGCGGTGCTGTTCATCGATCAGAGGCTGCGCATCGATGATCCCGTGGGCGCGATCTCCGTCCACGGCGTCAACGGCATCTGGGGCGTGCTGAGCTTGGGGATCTTTGCCGACGGCACCTATGGCGACGGTTGGAACGGCGTGTCGGGGCCGGTGCGCGGCCTGCTGTACGGTGATGCATCGCAACTGGTAGCGCAGGGTATTGGTGCCGTCACCTGCGTCGTGTTTGTCTTCGGCGCCTTCTACGCCTTCTTCAGCGTCTGCGACGCGATCTGGGGCATCCGTGTGAGCGAAGAAACGGAGATCGAGGGTCTCGACTTACCCGAGGTCGGCACCCTGGCTTATCCCGACTTCAACGTCGCCAGCTATGAGCCCGCCGGCTCCATCTTGCGGGCCGTGTAAGCGCGGGTGAGCAGAGAGAGAGTCGGCCACGGTCCCCCCCCTTTAACCGTGGCCGGCTGGCGGGGCCGCCCTGGCGTCGTGTTGCATCACGCGCGGGGTCGCCCCGCCGTCCTTGGGTGGTCTGACACCGCCGGGCTGCCGTCATTCCGCCGATCTTGCGCGGCGCGCCGGCCATCTGGCAAGAAGCTCGGGTGGTGATATAGAGCGGATCACCGAAGGACGGGCGGCCCGCCAGCATGGCCACCGGCAGGGCAGCACCGGCCGATTGCGGCTGAAGGAGGACCCATGGCGTACATCATCACCCGGCTTTGTGTTGACTGTGTCGATACCGCGTGCGTCGCGGTTTGCCCGGTGGATTGTATCTACCTCTACAAAGGCAACGACGCCGCAACCTTTCCGAACCAGCTCTACATTCATCCCGATGAATGCATCGACTGTGGCGCCTGCGAGCCGGAATGCCCCTGGCAGGCCATCTTCGAGGAAGCCGGCGTACCGCCGGTGTTCCACGACGACATCGCGCTGAACTACAAGATCATGGAGAACGCCGGCGACTTCGAGGTGGCCAAGCATGTCGAGAAGCCCAAGCCCTCCGCGGACGAGATCGCCGCTAACAAGAGCAAGTGGGGCTGGGGCGGATAAGCGCCGCCGTGCTCATCGGCCGGCCGGTGTTGCGCCGGTGGCAACCTAATTCGAAAGCGTATCAATTATGGCATCTTCCGAAAGCTGGCGCGGGGTGGACCTGTTCGCCCCAACCGACGAGCATCGACTGCTCGCCCAGACCATGGCCGACTTCGTGGCCAGCGAAGTCGCGCCGCAGGCGGCGGCGTACAACCGCGATGAACGCTTCAACCTCGCGCTCTTTCGCCGTGCCGGTGAACTGGGGCTGCTCGGCCTCACGATACCGCAGCAGTACGGTGGCGCCGGGCTCGATGCCGTGGCGGCCGTCATCGTCCACGAAGCGCTCAGCACCGCCGATCCCGGTTTTTGCCTCGCTTACCTGGCCCACAGCATCCTGTTTGTGAACAACTTCTGCCGCAATGCCGGCGAGGCGCTACGCGCCCGCGTGTTGCCCAAGGTCATCTCCGGCGAATGGATCGGCGGCATGTGCATGACCGAGCCGGAGGCGGGTACCGACGTGCTGGGCATGCGGACGACGGCCCGGCGCCAGGGTGACCACTACGTACTCAACGGCCGCAAGATCTTCATCACCAATGGCGCGCTGGACCAATCGACCCTGGGCGACGTCTTCCTGGTATACGCCAAGACCGGCGAGCGGGCGCTGAGCACTTTCTTGGTGGAAAAGGGATTCGCCGGCTTTACCTTGGGTCAAAAGCTCACCGATAAGCTCGGCGTCCGGGCGTCGATGACCGCGGAGTTGGTGTTCGACAGCTGTATGGTTCCGGTCGCCAACCTGCTCGGCGCCGAAGGCGACAGCACGCGCCACATGATGCGCAATCTCGAAATCGAGCGCCTGACCTTGGCGGCAATGTCGCTGGGGATCGCCCAGCGCTGCCTCGAAGTGATGGTTGACTACGCCAATCAACGCAAGACCTTCGGCGTGCCGATCCGCGAGCACGGCCAGATTCAGCGCCTGATCGCCGATTCCTATGCCGAGTACAAAGCCGCACGTTGCTACGTGTACGATACCGCGCGCCGGCTCGACCTCGATTCGTATGGCAACCGCGTGGATGCCGACGGCGCCAAGCTGTTCGCCGCTCGCATCGGCAAGGAGATCGCCGATCGCGCTATCCAGGTCCTGGGTGGCTATGGCTACATGGGCGAATACGTGGTGGAGCGCCTGTGGCGCGACGCCAAGCTGCTGGAGATCGGCGGCGGCACACTCGAAGCTCACCAGAAAAACATCACCAAAGATCTTTGCCGAGCCCCGGAGTTGATCCGCCGCTGACGGGGCTGGCGAACCGGCGCCGCGCCGCCAGCTAGTTCGACAACGAGCGCGGGCGGGGCGTCCAGCGCAAAGGGCCCGGCGAGCGCAGATCGGCCAGCACCTGGCGGCGCACCCAATCGGGTTCCAAACCGAGATGGGCGCACACGTTCAGAAAGGAACAAGGCCAGCTGAGGCTATCGCTGAGTAGCCAATTCAGGTCCTCCTGTGCACGACGGCAAGATAAAGGCCGGCGCGCCGCCAGGGCTTCTTTCCGGATACGACAGATCGCGTCCTCCAAGATCGCCATGAACAGCCGCCGCTCCCCGCCGGCGCGCCGCGTCGTGACTGCGTTGATCGGAACCATGGCAAACACCGTAAACCTCCTCCGTGCCGGTCACTCACGGCCCGTTGCAGCCACTCGGTACCGCAATCGGCCGGCCCGCAGTATCCGCAAATCACCTGAGACGAGCTGGGTGGTATGCCTTACGACCAATATCTTGGGGGCCGCCCCGTTCGTGCGCCGGGTTCTTCAGCGGGCGAAGAGTAGCAGCAGGTTTCCGTCCGGGTCGCGCAGTTCGGCGTGGCGACCACGCTCGCGGTCGATCTTCACATCCAGCGGGATGCCGCGCTGGCGCAAGGCCTTGACGGTGCGGTCGAGGTCGTCGGTGTGAAACTCCAGCCGCAGATCACCGCCGCGCGGCCGGCGCGCCGTGCGTTGCAGCGTCAGGTGAGCACCGCCGGCATCAAGGTCGCAAGCCGACGTGGTGGCCGCGCACACCGACAGGCCCAATCCGTCGCGATAGAACGCCAGCGCCGCCTCCAGGTCGTGCACACCAATCGTGAGACGGACGAGCGCTAGCGCCGGCGGCTGGGTGGCGGGCGCTGGCTTCTGCGACAGGCTCAGCGCCAGTGCCGCTACGCCGGCGGGGTCGGGTGCCAGCCGATCGAGCAACTCACGCAAGCGTCGCACGGCCGGCGCCAGCGGTTCGATGGCCTCGGCGACCGGGCCGCCGTCGAGCATGGCGGCCAGCCACTCGGCGCGGGTCTCGTCACCCTTCATCGTCGCCTGCGCTTGCCCGGCACGCTTTGACGACAGCGCGATAGATCCGGATTTTGGCCGACTCGGGCGAGCTGTCGTGGAGTGTGGCGATTTCCTCGAACGAGTAGCC
Coding sequences within it:
- a CDS encoding P-II family nitrogen regulator; translation: MNKIEAIIKPFKLDEVKEALTREGVRGMTISEVKGFGRQRGHSELYRGAEYVVDFLPKIKIEVLVSEENTARVAAIIEGTARTGGIGDGKIFVVPVGDAIRIRTGERGPHAI
- a CDS encoding ammonium transporter; this translates as MTRQVETAEAGGRRRPQATVAAAVLIGLVAVAQLAVAASDPGGAATGGIADVGAVAAGRPTLDEVAATAGHNKIAINFIWTLFAGFLVMFMQAGFALVETGFTRAKNAAETMTMNFVVYVIGMTGYWVCGYALQMGGVGAVAALGGTAPLDSEFTISLFGKDFGLFGTKGFFLSGDSYDVGVFALFLFQMVFMDTAATIPTGSMAERWKFGNFCVFAFFMSMLVYPLFANWVWGGGWLATLGKNFGLGHGHVDFAGSSVVHAVGGAAALAGALVLGPRIGKYTRDGKATAIPGHDLPMALLGTFVLAFGWFGFNAGSTLAGTDLRISVVAVNTMLASASGALVAMAYMWRTTGKPDPSMTANGMLAGLVAITAPCAFVTSVSAFVIGGIAGLLVCLAVLFIDQRLRIDDPVGAISVHGVNGIWGVLSLGIFADGTYGDGWNGVSGPVRGLLYGDASQLVAQGIGAVTCVVFVFGAFYAFFSVCDAIWGIRVSEETEIEGLDLPEVGTLAYPDFNVASYEPAGSILRAV
- a CDS encoding acyl-CoA dehydrogenase family protein, whose product is MASSESWRGVDLFAPTDEHRLLAQTMADFVASEVAPQAAAYNRDERFNLALFRRAGELGLLGLTIPQQYGGAGLDAVAAVIVHEALSTADPGFCLAYLAHSILFVNNFCRNAGEALRARVLPKVISGEWIGGMCMTEPEAGTDVLGMRTTARRQGDHYVLNGRKIFITNGALDQSTLGDVFLVYAKTGERALSTFLVEKGFAGFTLGQKLTDKLGVRASMTAELVFDSCMVPVANLLGAEGDSTRHMMRNLEIERLTLAAMSLGIAQRCLEVMVDYANQRKTFGVPIREHGQIQRLIADSYAEYKAARCYVYDTARRLDLDSYGNRVDADGAKLFAARIGKEIADRAIQVLGGYGYMGEYVVERLWRDAKLLEIGGGTLEAHQKNITKDLCRAPELIRR
- a CDS encoding VOC family protein; the protein is MKGDETRAEWLAAMLDGGPVAEAIEPLAPAVRRLRELLDRLAPDPAGVAALALSLSQKPAPATQPPALALVRLTIGVHDLEAALAFYRDGLGLSVCAATTSACDLDAGGAHLTLQRTARRPRGGDLRLEFHTDDLDRTVKALRQRGIPLDVKIDRERGRHAELRDPDGNLLLLFAR
- a CDS encoding ferredoxin family protein, whose amino-acid sequence is MAYIITRLCVDCVDTACVAVCPVDCIYLYKGNDAATFPNQLYIHPDECIDCGACEPECPWQAIFEEAGVPPVFHDDIALNYKIMENAGDFEVAKHVEKPKPSADEIAANKSKWGWGG